A portion of the Bacteroidales bacterium genome contains these proteins:
- a CDS encoding M1 family metallopeptidase, with product MKVFKSVVITTTFLIIYTNCISQPKGFFVPINIQKAYSKMTRSYDGKPGIIYWQNRSDYKINVSFNPKSLLVKGEETITYLNNSPDTLKRIIFHLFPNMYKKGNMRDSDVDPADESEGLIIDRMAVNGKEVPINLNSDFVYIEHTLLRLSLATPLKPQKQVSIDISWHYTLNRGSHIRTGMVDSTSFFVAYFFPRIAVYDDIDGWNYYKYTGDSEFYNDFGNFDVSISMPKNYLVWATGILKNPEEVLNDKYLNRFKAANQSNVIMHIVDTADLKLRDFTKSNDINTWKFKAENVTDFAFGTSDHYLWDATSLIVDNKTGRKLFLDVAYNKDSKDFYSVISIARQAVELMCNSFPGVPFPYPKETVFNGLSEMEYPMMVNDRSSEDIHSTIDLTSHEIFHSYFPFYCGFNEVNYAWMDEGITSFATYQMLSTMDSGYEKVCYIDEYLSYVGTNIDLPVFTNSNSIRRPAYDFISYPKSALFFIFLKDVLGADLFNKSFQEFISRWNGKHPTPYDLFNTISNVSGQDISWLIKPWIFEFGYVDLGVKDIFASNGKYLITIERKGSYPAPINLEITFDDDFVENIHHSATVWKNGEETYAIERPTYKKIKKVELIDEFGIDVNQLNNSYTLNMWRLSGK from the coding sequence ATGAAGGTATTTAAGAGCGTAGTAATTACTACCACTTTCCTTATAATTTATACAAATTGTATCTCTCAGCCCAAGGGCTTTTTTGTTCCTATAAACATTCAGAAGGCTTACTCAAAGATGACCCGATCTTATGATGGTAAACCGGGTATTATTTACTGGCAAAACCGTTCGGATTATAAAATAAATGTAAGCTTTAATCCCAAATCATTACTAGTAAAGGGAGAGGAAACCATAACCTATTTGAATAATAGCCCCGATACGTTAAAGCGTATTATCTTCCATCTTTTCCCCAATATGTACAAAAAGGGAAATATGCGCGATTCTGATGTCGATCCTGCGGATGAATCGGAAGGGTTAATTATTGATAGAATGGCTGTTAACGGTAAAGAAGTCCCCATTAATCTTAACAGCGATTTTGTTTATATTGAGCATACGCTCCTTCGCTTAAGCTTAGCTACACCGCTAAAACCGCAAAAACAGGTTTCTATAGATATTAGTTGGCACTATACACTTAATAGAGGCTCTCATATAAGAACTGGAATGGTTGATTCTACAAGTTTTTTTGTAGCCTATTTTTTCCCCCGAATTGCAGTTTATGATGATATTGATGGTTGGAACTATTACAAGTACACAGGCGATTCGGAATTCTATAATGATTTTGGAAACTTTGATGTTTCTATATCAATGCCTAAAAACTATTTGGTTTGGGCTACAGGTATACTAAAGAACCCCGAGGAGGTGCTTAACGATAAATATCTTAATCGTTTTAAAGCAGCTAATCAATCCAATGTTATAATGCATATTGTGGATACTGCTGATTTGAAACTTCGTGATTTTACAAAATCAAACGATATTAATACTTGGAAGTTTAAAGCCGAAAATGTTACCGATTTTGCATTTGGAACAAGTGATCATTATTTGTGGGATGCCACTAGTCTTATTGTAGATAATAAAACAGGCAGGAAACTATTTCTTGATGTTGCCTACAATAAGGATTCCAAGGATTTTTATAGCGTTATTTCAATTGCCCGCCAAGCGGTGGAGCTGATGTGTAATTCATTCCCAGGAGTTCCATTTCCTTACCCAAAGGAGACTGTTTTCAATGGCTTAAGCGAAATGGAATACCCAATGATGGTTAATGATAGATCTTCTGAAGATATTCATAGTACAATTGATTTAACATCGCACGAAATTTTTCATTCATACTTTCCATTCTATTGTGGTTTTAACGAGGTTAATTATGCGTGGATGGATGAAGGGATAACCTCCTTTGCTACATATCAGATGCTTTCTACAATGGATTCTGGCTATGAGAAGGTTTGTTATATCGATGAATATCTATCCTATGTGGGTACAAATATTGATCTCCCAGTATTTACTAATTCAAATTCTATTAGGAGGCCTGCTTACGATTTTATATCATATCCTAAATCGGCATTATTCTTTATTTTTCTGAAGGATGTATTGGGGGCAGATCTATTTAATAAATCATTCCAAGAGTTTATTTCACGATGGAATGGAAAACATCCAACGCCCTACGATTTATTTAACACCATATCCAACGTTTCGGGTCAGGATATTAGCTGGCTAATTAAGCCTTGGATATTTGAGTTTGGATATGTTGATTTAGGGGTGAAAGATATCTTTGCAAGTAATGGTAAATATTTAATTACCATTGAACGAAAAGGTAGTTATCCTGCTCCAATAAATCTCGAAATTACATTTGATGATGATTTTGTGGAGAATATTCATCATTCAGCGACAGTATGGAAGAATGGGGAAGAAACCTATGCTATTGAAAGGCCAACTTATAAGAAGATTAAAAAAGTTGAACTTATTGATGAGTTTGGAATTGATGTAAATCAATTGAATAATTCATATACCTTAAACATGTGGAGATTGAGTGGTAAATGA
- a CDS encoding peptidase M1, protein MKTSLKFPIILLFTSIILNSCTKSPENGVSLQLAKERKELISGVSYSLHFYIPANKAGKVKGKVDIAFNAKERKDIVLDFREDESNIKAVSIDGDEIRYGFGNGHIIIPKGRVKQGANSVSIDFTAGEGSLNRKEDFLYTLFVPDRASTAFPCFDQPDLKAIYQLSLDIPKSWTAVTNGALMQTTTKDSTKTLLFGATRPLSTYLFAFVAGRFDTISSKQDGRSITLYHRENDSLKVRRNLDVIFNSHFHSLDWLKDYTGIEYPFGKLDIILIPDFQYSGMEHPGAIYYRDSQLFLDENPSVNQKLRQANLIAHEVSHQWFGDLVTMRWFNDVWLKEVFAGFMADKIVNPQYSNINHQLNFLLSHYPQAYSVDRTEGANPIRQKLDNLLFAGSLYGDIIYNKAPIMMMQLELLMGEKPFRKGLRQYLQMYSMDNADWEDLVSILDPLTSQNLAEWSKAWVDMPGMPQITSNVTFGSNGNINCYSLIQSKVGKKSSKMGMKLSVTQNVGNERHVYNVGMTGDTAVVELLSNKPLNSWILPNSDGKGYGTFYPDSLSLQMLLNGASTIKDNLTRASWFVMLNELFLNGRIDASKYYTYLFSSLMRETEPQTRQYLLNTLEVVWWKFFTEEQRQKNCTHLEGCFFWLLHSSNIGDDERKPLFKTFTRIALSDVAKRQIFRVWNNEMPLKGVKLDEQDYMTLAYELAVRGFGNTDSILNAQELRIKNADRLAKFRFVRNAVTPDIAKCDIFFKSLANAANRRPEPWVIEALHYLHHPLRASYSIKYIKPSLDLLPEIQRTGDIFFPKSWLEATFWGYSSKESYQIVDLWLKDNQELQKTLRDKVLQSVDNLKRATGM, encoded by the coding sequence ATGAAAACCTCTCTGAAATTCCCTATAATACTGCTATTCACAAGCATCATTCTAAATAGTTGCACCAAATCTCCCGAGAACGGCGTGTCACTTCAGCTGGCAAAGGAGCGGAAGGAGTTGATTAGTGGCGTTAGCTACTCGCTGCACTTTTATATCCCTGCAAATAAAGCGGGAAAAGTTAAGGGTAAGGTGGATATAGCGTTTAACGCTAAGGAGAGGAAGGATATTGTGCTGGATTTTAGGGAGGATGAGTCGAATATCAAGGCGGTAAGTATTGATGGGGACGAGATAAGGTATGGTTTTGGGAATGGTCATATTATTATCCCGAAGGGGAGGGTGAAGCAGGGAGCGAACAGCGTATCCATTGATTTTACTGCTGGCGAGGGCTCTTTGAATCGGAAGGAGGATTTTCTGTATACCCTTTTTGTTCCCGATAGGGCTTCAACCGCTTTCCCGTGTTTCGATCAGCCCGATTTAAAGGCTATCTACCAGCTTTCGCTGGATATCCCTAAATCGTGGACAGCCGTAACGAACGGAGCATTGATGCAAACTACCACTAAGGATTCTACTAAAACCCTTCTATTCGGGGCAACAAGGCCATTAAGCACCTATCTTTTTGCTTTTGTTGCGGGTAGGTTCGATACCATTAGTAGCAAACAGGATGGAAGGTCTATCACTCTTTATCATCGCGAAAACGATAGCCTTAAAGTTCGACGTAACCTCGATGTAATCTTTAATTCGCATTTCCATTCGCTTGACTGGCTAAAGGATTACACGGGTATCGAATACCCTTTTGGGAAGTTGGATATCATCCTAATTCCCGATTTTCAGTACAGCGGAATGGAGCATCCTGGGGCTATATACTACCGCGATTCGCAGCTGTTTTTGGATGAGAATCCATCGGTGAATCAGAAATTGCGCCAAGCAAACCTTATTGCCCATGAGGTTTCGCATCAGTGGTTTGGCGATTTGGTCACCATGCGCTGGTTCAACGATGTTTGGCTAAAGGAGGTTTTTGCTGGTTTTATGGCCGATAAAATTGTGAATCCGCAGTACTCCAATATCAATCATCAGCTGAATTTTCTGCTATCGCACTACCCACAGGCGTATTCGGTTGATAGGACTGAGGGGGCAAACCCAATAAGGCAGAAGTTGGATAATCTCCTGTTTGCAGGATCGCTCTACGGCGATATTATCTACAACAAAGCACCAATTATGATGATGCAGCTTGAGTTACTGATGGGAGAGAAGCCATTCAGAAAAGGTCTTAGACAATATTTGCAGATGTACAGCATGGATAATGCGGATTGGGAGGATTTGGTATCGATTCTTGATCCGCTTACATCTCAGAATCTTGCGGAATGGAGCAAAGCGTGGGTAGATATGCCGGGAATGCCCCAAATTACTTCGAATGTTACCTTTGGCAGCAATGGGAATATCAACTGTTATAGCTTGATTCAATCGAAGGTGGGGAAGAAATCATCGAAAATGGGCATGAAACTTAGCGTTACCCAAAATGTTGGAAATGAAAGGCATGTGTACAATGTCGGTATGACGGGCGATACAGCGGTTGTTGAGCTTCTTAGCAATAAACCTCTAAACAGCTGGATTCTCCCTAATTCCGATGGTAAGGGGTATGGTACGTTTTATCCCGATTCGCTATCGCTGCAAATGCTGCTAAACGGGGCATCTACAATTAAGGATAATCTTACCCGCGCCTCGTGGTTCGTGATGCTCAACGAGCTCTTCCTAAACGGTAGGATTGATGCCAGTAAGTACTACACATACCTATTTTCGAGCCTGATGAGAGAGACTGAGCCGCAAACCCGCCAGTATCTGCTTAATACGCTTGAGGTGGTGTGGTGGAAGTTTTTTACGGAGGAGCAGCGGCAGAAGAATTGTACCCACTTGGAGGGCTGCTTTTTTTGGCTTTTGCATTCCAGCAATATCGGTGATGATGAGCGAAAGCCACTATTCAAAACCTTTACAAGGATTGCCCTAAGCGATGTGGCAAAGCGGCAGATTTTTAGGGTTTGGAATAACGAGATGCCGCTTAAGGGCGTTAAGCTTGATGAGCAGGATTATATGACGCTTGCCTATGAGCTGGCTGTTCGAGGTTTTGGAAATACGGATAGCATTCTTAATGCTCAGGAGCTGAGGATTAAGAACGCTGATCGTTTGGCTAAGTTCAGGTTTGTGAGGAATGCGGTTACACCTGATATCGCAAAATGCGATATATTTTTTAAAAGCCTAGCAAATGCTGCAAATAGGAGACCTGAGCCTTGGGTTATTGAGGCTCTTCATTACTTACATCACCCTTTAAGGGCTAGCTATTCAATAAAGTACATTAAGCCATCGCTTGATCTTTTGCCCGAGATACAGAGAACGGGTGATATCTTTTTCCCAAAATCGTGGCTTGAGGCTACCTTCTGGGGTTATAGCTCAAAGGAGTCTTACCAAATTGTTGATTTGTGGTTAAAGGATAATCAGGAACTGCAAAAAACCTTAAGGGATAAGGTTTTACAATCGGTTGATAATTTGAAAAGAGCCACTGGGATGTAG
- a CDS encoding MarR family transcriptional regulator, giving the protein MFNHEKDITSFAFVLYRCAIAFRNELNREFNQVFGEDLNADFWFILTVLWEEDNLSHNILAERVSRDKASLSRTLDIMEEKGLVKRLSVVGDKRSSKIALTRKANELKSKATETAIQFSQYELKGLSPIEIKELSRMLNQVFSNLK; this is encoded by the coding sequence ATGTTTAACCACGAAAAGGATATCACCTCATTTGCATTTGTTCTCTACCGCTGTGCCATTGCTTTCAGAAATGAATTGAATAGAGAATTCAATCAGGTTTTTGGTGAAGATCTTAATGCTGATTTCTGGTTTATTCTAACTGTTCTTTGGGAGGAAGATAACCTCTCTCACAATATCCTTGCTGAAAGGGTTAGTCGCGATAAAGCATCCCTGTCCCGAACACTTGATATTATGGAAGAGAAAGGGCTGGTAAAAAGACTTTCTGTTGTTGGCGATAAAAGAAGTTCAAAAATTGCCCTAACCCGTAAAGCAAATGAGTTGAAATCAAAAGCCACAGAAACTGCAATTCAATTTAGCCAATATGAACTAAAAGGATTAAGCCCAATAGAGATAAAAGAACTCTCAAGAATGCTTAATCAGGTCTTTTCAAATCTGAAGTAA
- a CDS encoding nucleoside permease — translation MNIKLRLTAMSFLQFFVWGAWLITIGTYCFNAKGWSGAQFGAIFSTLALSSLFMPAITGIIADKWINAERLYGILHILYGVVLLFVPQVNDPGTLYYVIFLAMIFYMPTISLSNSISYNILKNNNFDIVTVFPPIRVWGTIGFIVAMWITNLSGSKANANQFIIAAVIAIGLGIYSFTLPKCPPQKSISKDASILEMLGLKAFKLFANLKMALFFIFAMFLGGALQLTNMYGDSFLNDFSLIPEYANSFVVKYSTIIMSISQISETLFILTIPFFLSRFGIKKVMLFSMIAWVLRFGLFAYGNPSPEWFWMIIVSCIVYGMAFDFFNISGSLFVETTTDPSIRSSAQGLFMMMTNGFGAYLGSKISGFVIDKYYTSATGKDWHGIWLSFALYALIVAILFALFFKHKHDPKAVENFSH, via the coding sequence ATGAATATTAAGTTACGATTAACAGCAATGAGCTTCTTGCAGTTCTTTGTATGGGGAGCTTGGTTAATAACAATAGGTACTTACTGCTTTAACGCTAAAGGTTGGTCTGGTGCACAATTCGGAGCCATATTTTCGACGCTTGCACTCTCTTCGCTATTTATGCCTGCAATTACAGGTATTATTGCTGATAAATGGATAAACGCTGAGAGATTGTATGGAATTCTACATATTCTCTACGGTGTAGTTCTTTTATTTGTACCACAGGTAAATGATCCTGGCACGTTATATTACGTTATCTTTCTTGCTATGATATTCTACATGCCAACGATATCACTATCAAATTCAATATCATATAACATCTTAAAAAATAATAATTTTGATATAGTTACAGTCTTTCCTCCCATCAGAGTTTGGGGAACAATCGGATTTATTGTTGCAATGTGGATAACAAATCTTTCGGGAAGTAAAGCAAATGCCAACCAATTTATTATAGCAGCAGTTATAGCAATTGGACTTGGAATATATTCATTTACACTTCCAAAGTGCCCACCACAGAAATCTATTTCAAAAGATGCTTCCATTCTGGAAATGCTTGGACTTAAAGCTTTCAAATTATTTGCAAACCTTAAAATGGCTTTATTCTTCATCTTTGCAATGTTTCTTGGGGGTGCGCTTCAGCTAACAAATATGTATGGAGATTCATTTCTAAATGACTTTAGTCTCATACCCGAATATGCTAACTCCTTTGTAGTAAAGTATTCTACTATTATAATGTCCATTTCTCAAATATCCGAAACGTTATTTATTCTTACCATACCATTCTTCTTAAGTCGTTTTGGCATTAAAAAGGTAATGCTATTTAGTATGATAGCTTGGGTGTTGCGTTTTGGGCTATTTGCTTACGGCAATCCATCACCAGAGTGGTTCTGGATGATTATTGTTTCATGTATTGTTTATGGAATGGCGTTTGATTTTTTCAATATATCTGGTTCTTTGTTTGTTGAGACCACAACTGACCCCTCAATAAGATCGAGTGCGCAAGGATTATTTATGATGATGACCAATGGTTTTGGAGCTTATTTGGGTAGTAAAATTAGTGGTTTTGTTATTGATAAGTATTATACTTCAGCAACTGGAAAAGATTGGCATGGAATATGGCTTTCCTTTGCATTATATGCATTGATTGTTGCAATTCTATTTGCCTTGTTTTTTAAACATAAACACGATCCTAAAGCTGTTGAGAATTTCAGCCATTAA
- a CDS encoding T9SS type A sorting domain-containing protein: protein MSKNYIFTLLFLLTSITCFSQTIAAPTNFAGVESSPGKITFTWTDNSNNETGFYIEKLISASNDWEKVCKVSSNLTSTTYTAISNNIYRISAYQGFIVNGKGVPYQSSYCQTCVGLLADLTISNITPSKTIVNPGESITISYTVNNIGTYKTLFETWVRVLVSSTSTEPGVLAGPTEYFQMVDAGLTAGTSISKSLTITTPTGNGTYYIMCIVSPLTYNHTPELSTTNNCATTAIEIASVDLTTSNVTLSQTTVDGGSTVNVSCLVKNIGGVNAPSSTLKYYISTTSTGQDQELGSYTIGELAAGASTSHSTTLTIPSSTIGGSYYIVSKANATGSIAEPISNNFASKQITIVGKPYFQVTDITWDGTQSGTNITYTVKVKNIGTQSGVVPESLIKIKSKLDTDLDELALFAQYGLINCVDFFNIGATEAIGIGETKSFSQMGSVPGVAGSSQWVIPNIKNWDNTVSYIAKKFTITSSKVIRIPQIELSKQNSLDHNTEVKVYPNPNNGEFTINLDNNKYTSVKVFNSFGQLVFCNEINNKPSLEINLFHLPSGAYMVNLINGAKVESRKVIIQK, encoded by the coding sequence ATGTCAAAAAATTACATTTTTACTTTATTGTTTTTACTTACAAGTATAACTTGTTTTAGTCAAACTATTGCAGCACCAACTAATTTTGCAGGAGTTGAATCATCTCCAGGTAAAATTACTTTTACATGGACTGATAATTCAAATAATGAAACAGGTTTTTATATAGAAAAATTAATAAGTGCGAGTAACGACTGGGAAAAAGTTTGTAAAGTTTCCTCTAATTTAACTTCAACTACTTACACAGCCATTTCTAATAATATTTATCGAATTTCAGCTTATCAAGGTTTTATCGTAAATGGCAAAGGTGTACCTTATCAATCTAGTTATTGTCAAACTTGTGTTGGTCTTCTTGCGGATTTAACCATTAGCAATATTACTCCTAGTAAAACAATTGTTAATCCAGGAGAATCGATTACAATTTCATATACAGTAAATAATATTGGAACATATAAAACTTTGTTCGAAACTTGGGTAAGAGTTTTAGTTTCTTCAACTTCAACAGAACCAGGAGTCCTAGCTGGTCCTACTGAATATTTTCAAATGGTTGACGCAGGATTGACTGCTGGAACAAGTATTTCAAAAAGTTTAACTATAACAACACCCACCGGTAATGGTACATATTATATTATGTGTATAGTAAGTCCATTGACATATAATCACACACCTGAATTATCAACAACTAATAATTGTGCTACTACTGCTATTGAAATTGCTAGTGTTGATTTAACAACAAGCAATGTTACTTTAAGTCAAACAACAGTTGATGGTGGTAGTACAGTTAATGTTTCCTGTTTGGTAAAAAATATTGGAGGTGTGAATGCACCCTCTTCAACGCTAAAGTACTATATTTCCACTACATCAACAGGTCAAGATCAAGAGTTGGGTTCCTACACTATTGGTGAACTTGCAGCAGGGGCTAGTACTTCACATAGTACAACTCTTACAATACCTTCTTCTACAATTGGGGGATCTTATTATATTGTATCTAAGGCAAATGCAACTGGTAGTATAGCTGAACCAATATCAAATAATTTTGCTTCTAAACAGATTACAATTGTTGGTAAACCATATTTTCAAGTTACAGACATAACTTGGGACGGAACTCAAAGTGGTACAAATATCACGTATACAGTAAAGGTAAAAAATATTGGTACTCAAAGTGGAGTTGTACCTGAAAGTCTAATAAAAATAAAATCTAAACTTGATACTGATTTAGACGAATTAGCCCTTTTTGCTCAATATGGACTAATTAATTGTGTAGATTTTTTCAATATAGGAGCTACAGAGGCAATAGGCATAGGTGAAACTAAATCTTTTTCACAAATGGGTAGCGTACCCGGTGTTGCAGGGAGTTCTCAATGGGTTATTCCAAATATTAAAAATTGGGATAATACAGTTAGTTATATTGCTAAGAAATTTACAATTACTTCAAGCAAAGTAATTAGAATACCGCAGATTGAATTATCAAAACAAAATAGTTTAGATCATAATACTGAAGTAAAAGTTTATCCAAATCCAAACAACGGTGAGTTTACAATAAACCTTGATAACAATAAATATACAAGTGTTAAGGTATTTAATTCGTTTGGCCAATTAGTTTTTTGTAATGAGATAAATAATAAGCCTTCATTAGAAATAAACTTATTTCACTTACCTAGCGGAGCTTATATGGTAAATTTAATAAATGGTGCAAAAGTTGAATCTAGAAAAGTTATTATTCAGAAATAA
- a CDS encoding universal stress protein, which yields MEDKLTVIATENYASAQILQTYLKSNGIECYLNNINLVQPMVSEGVQVQIKESEVEKALKLLAEKHPKEHPSKLVSPRKILVPIDFSTPSQNAARFAVHLASKYGSEIKLLHVFNSPMVDMIPFTDAASIQIDIDISYNVLHKNAKEKLLKFYVDLKSFANELGLGHIKIGYSLIEGYAAYGIIEMGLRYKPGIIVMGTKGEGYRSTELVGSVATEVSDETKIPLLVIPEAAVLKGVDEVKNVLYTTNYDESDFVAIRKLISITSSFNVNIHCLHVTDEPDSAIEKANMSKLKEYFGEISPKVKVYCSIVKGKDITKIFKNYISENRINLVALTHQKRNLIYKMFNPSITKKLLYTSDVPVLIFHS from the coding sequence ATGGAAGATAAGTTGACCGTTATAGCTACTGAAAATTATGCTAGTGCTCAAATCTTGCAAACCTATCTAAAGTCAAATGGGATAGAGTGCTACTTAAATAATATTAACCTTGTTCAACCAATGGTATCGGAGGGTGTTCAGGTTCAAATTAAGGAATCTGAGGTTGAGAAAGCATTAAAACTTCTTGCTGAAAAACACCCTAAGGAACACCCATCGAAGCTGGTTAGCCCAAGAAAAATACTTGTACCAATTGATTTCTCTACTCCTTCGCAGAATGCTGCACGTTTTGCGGTGCATCTTGCCTCAAAATATGGATCGGAAATAAAACTCCTTCACGTATTCAATTCACCTATGGTGGATATGATTCCCTTTACCGATGCAGCAAGTATCCAGATTGATATCGATATAAGCTATAACGTCCTTCATAAAAATGCAAAAGAGAAGCTTTTAAAATTCTATGTTGATCTTAAAAGTTTTGCCAATGAGCTCGGTTTAGGGCATATCAAAATAGGTTATTCACTTATTGAGGGTTATGCTGCCTATGGTATTATTGAAATGGGTTTAAGATATAAACCCGGTATAATTGTAATGGGAACTAAGGGAGAAGGATATCGTAGCACTGAACTGGTTGGTAGTGTTGCCACAGAGGTTTCTGACGAAACCAAAATTCCATTACTTGTAATTCCCGAGGCCGCAGTGCTAAAGGGAGTTGACGAAGTTAAAAATGTTCTTTACACAACAAATTACGATGAAAGCGATTTTGTTGCCATCAGAAAACTAATCAGTATAACATCATCCTTCAATGTTAACATTCATTGCCTTCATGTTACTGATGAACCCGATAGCGCAATAGAAAAGGCTAATATGAGCAAGTTAAAGGAATATTTTGGCGAGATAAGCCCAAAAGTTAAAGTCTACTGCTCAATTGTTAAGGGAAAAGATATTACCAAAATCTTTAAGAATTACATATCAGAAAATAGAATAAACCTTGTTGCTCTAACACATCAAAAACGTAATCTGATTTATAAAATGTTTAACCCTTCTATTACAAAAAAATTACTCTACACATCGGACGTTCCAGTACTAATTTTCCATTCATAA
- a CDS encoding outer membrane beta-barrel protein, with amino-acid sequence MKNLKSFFGVFILMLFVFSVHGQTTRGTILIGGESNFDLSSMNSKWKSDDGSGSFSNTISLGISPKIGFFIIDNLAVGVKLPIGFQFQKDKNNDKYSSTSLGISPFLKYYFGTSNIKPYLNGSVGFSNLVMKDNPVTGPSDKNTVGMFSFELGGGFGIFLNDKVSVDIGVGYNYSSYKDKENNNNNYRRIYSGVGLGAGISISL; translated from the coding sequence ATGAAAAATTTAAAGTCTTTCTTTGGTGTATTTATTCTAATGCTATTTGTTTTCTCAGTTCATGGGCAAACAACTCGGGGAACTATTTTAATAGGTGGTGAATCTAATTTTGATCTTAGCTCAATGAATTCAAAATGGAAATCCGATGATGGCAGTGGAAGCTTCAGTAATACAATAAGTTTAGGAATTTCTCCAAAAATTGGTTTTTTTATTATTGATAATCTTGCTGTTGGTGTAAAATTACCAATTGGTTTTCAATTTCAGAAAGACAAAAATAATGATAAATATAGTTCAACAAGTTTAGGAATCTCTCCGTTTTTAAAATATTATTTTGGAACAAGTAATATAAAACCATACTTGAATGGCTCTGTTGGTTTTAGTAATCTAGTAATGAAGGATAATCCAGTAACTGGTCCTTCCGATAAAAATACTGTAGGAATGTTCTCATTTGAATTAGGAGGTGGGTTCGGAATATTTCTTAACGATAAAGTTTCTGTAGATATTGGTGTTGGGTATAATTATTCTTCATATAAAGATAAGGAGAATAATAATAATAATTATAGGAGGATTTATAGTGGAGTAGGTTTGGGAGCTGGAATTAGCATTTCATTATAA
- a CDS encoding chloramphenicol acetyltransferase: MKTLLDIENWARHDHFKFFKQFEEPFFGICVDIDCTKSYAKCKNEGISFFLFYLHKSLIAANKIEPFRYRIENENVFIYDKIHASPTINRPDGTFGFAYIDYYEDFQTFNIEAKKEIEKVQNSKGLIPAVSGENVIHYSSIPWINFKSVSHARSFSFKDSCPKITFGKISEIDNVKKMPISIHVHHALMDGIHVGQFIDEFQNQMI; encoded by the coding sequence ATGAAAACTCTATTAGATATTGAAAATTGGGCAAGACATGATCATTTCAAATTCTTTAAACAATTTGAAGAGCCATTCTTTGGAATTTGTGTTGATATTGACTGTACTAAATCATACGCAAAATGCAAGAATGAGGGTATTTCATTTTTTCTTTTCTACCTTCATAAATCTTTGATAGCGGCAAATAAAATTGAGCCTTTCCGATACAGAATAGAAAACGAAAATGTTTTTATTTACGATAAAATCCATGCCTCACCAACAATCAATCGACCCGATGGAACATTTGGATTTGCCTATATAGATTATTATGAAGATTTTCAAACGTTCAATATAGAGGCAAAAAAAGAGATTGAGAAAGTTCAAAACAGTAAAGGGCTTATTCCTGCTGTTTCTGGTGAAAATGTAATTCATTACTCCTCCATACCTTGGATTAACTTTAAATCAGTATCGCACGCACGGAGTTTTTCATTTAAAGATAGTTGTCCAAAAATCACATTTGGAAAGATATCCGAAATTGATAATGTGAAAAAAATGCCAATCTCAATACATGTTCACCATGCCTTAATGGATGGAATTCATGTTGGGCAGTTTATTGATGAATTTCAAAATCAAATGATTTAA